From Salvelinus fontinalis isolate EN_2023a chromosome 30, ASM2944872v1, whole genome shotgun sequence, one genomic window encodes:
- the klhl31 gene encoding kelch-like protein 31, with protein sequence MAPKKNKTAKKNKGDINEITIMVEDSPIKNINGLNTLLEGGNSFTCISSEVTDPVYAPNLLEGLCTMRQESFLCDLTVSTKSKSFDVHKIVMASCSEYIQNILKKDSALTKIDLNDLSPTGLATAITYAYSGKLTLSLYSIGSTIAAAMLLKINTLVKMCSDFLMQELSVENCMYVANIADTYGLKETKEAAQKFMRGNFIEFSEMEQFRKLTYEQINDFLSDDSLQLPSEITAFQIAMKWLDFDEKRLKYAPDLLTNIRFGTISAMDLVNHVQSVPRMMQDPECHRLLVDAMNYHLLPYQQNILQSRRTKVRGGLRVMLTVGGRPALAEKSLSKEVLYRDEDDVWNRLTEMPAKSFNQCVAVLDGFLYVAGGEDQNDARNQAKHAVSNFCRYDPRFNTWIHLTNMIQKRTHFSLNTFNGLLFAIGGRNSDGCQASMECYVPSSNQWQMKTPMEIPRCCHASFIIDGKILVSGGYINNAYSRAVCSYNPSTDMWQDKNSLSSPRGWHSAATVGDRAYVIGGSQLGGRGERVDVLAVECFNPHNGQWSYSAPLNTGVSTAGIVSMNNKIYLLGGWNEIEKKYKKCIQVFNPDLNVWTEDDELPEATVGISCCVVTIPTRKTRESRASSVSSAPVSI encoded by the exons ATGGCACCCAAAAAAAACAAGACTGCCAAAAAGAACAAAGGGGATATCAATGAAATTACTATAATGGTCGAGGATAGCCCGATCAAAAACATTAACGGGCTGAACACCTTGTTGGAGGGAGGAAACAGCTTCACCTGCATCTCAAGTGAAGTCACTGACCCTGTCTATGCTCCTAACCTCCTGGAAGGTCTTTGTACCATGAGGCAGGAGAGTTTCCTCTGTGACCTGACCGTCTCCACCAAGTCAAAGTCCTTTGATGTCCACAAAATTGTCATGGCCTCCTGCAGTGAGTACATTCAGAATATCCTGAAGAAGGATTCGGCCCTCACGAAGATCGACTTGAATGACCTTTCACCCACAGGCCTGGCCACTGCCATCACATACGCCTACTCAGGTAAACTAACCCTGTCATTGTACAGCATTGGCAGCACCATTGCAGCAGCCATGTTGTTGAAGATCAACACCCTGGTGAAGATGTGCAGCGACTTCCTCATGCAGGAACTCAGCGTGGAGAACTGCATGTACGTGGCCAACATTGCCGACACCTACGGCCTCAAAGAAACCAAAGAGGCCGCCCAGAAGTTCATGAGGGGGAACTTTATCGAGTTCTCTGAGATGGAACAGTTCCGGAAGCTCACCTATGAGCAGATCAATGACTTCCTCAGTGATGACTCCCTGCAATTGCCCTCTGAGATTACAGCCTTCCAGATAGCCATGAAGTGGTTGGACTTCGATGAGAAGAGACTGAAATACGCCCCAGATCTTCTGACCAACATTCGCTTTGGCACCATCTCAGCTATGGACCTGGTCAATCATGTCCAGAGTGTGCCCAGAATGATGCAGGACCCCGAGTGCCATCGTCTCCTGGTGGACGCCATGAATTACCACCTGTTGCCTTACCAGCAGAACATTCTGCAGTCCCGCAGAACAAAGGTACGTGGTGGCCTCCGTGTCATGCTGACAGTGGGTGGACGACCAGCCTTGGCGGAAAAATCTCTCAGCAAAGAGGTTCTCTACAGGGATGAGGACGACGTATGGAATAGGCTGACAGAGATGCCAGCCAAGAGCTTCAATCAGTGTGTGGCAGTCCTGGATGGCTTCCTTTATGTTGCTGGTGGCGAAGACCAGAATGATGCCAGGAACCAGGCGAAACATGCTGTCAGCAACTTCTGCAG GTATGATCCTCGATTTAACACCTGGATTCATTTGACCAACATGATCCAGAAGCGCACCCACTTCAGTCTCAACACCTTCAATGGTCTCTTGTTCGCTATTGGAGGTCGTAACTCTGATGGATGCCAAGCTTCAATGGAGTGCTACGTGCCTTCCTCCAACCAATGGCAGATGAAAACCCCCATGGAGATCCCCCGGTGCTGCCATGCCAGCTTCATCATTGATGGCAAAATCCTTGTTAGCGGTGGTTACATCAACAATGCGTACTCCAGGGCTGTGTGCAGCTATAACCCTTCCACTGATATGTGGCAGGATAAGAACAGTTTGAGCTCCCCTAGAGGCTGGCATTCCGCTGCTACAGTCGGAGACCGGGCTTATGTGATTGGTGGCAGCCAGCTGGGTGGTCGTGGAGAGAGGGTGGATGTCTTGGCTGTTGAGTGTTTCAACCCTCACAATGGACAGTGGAGCTACTCTGCCCCGCTAAACACAGGAGTGAGCACTGCTGGTATAGTCAGCATGAATAATAAGATCTATCTCCTTGGAGGCTGGAACGAGATTGAGAAGAAGTACAAGAAATGCATCCAGGTGTTTAACCCTGACCTCAATGTATGGACTGAGGACGATGAGTTGCCAGAGGCTACAGTTGGCATCTCATGCTGTGTCGTTACCATACCCACACGCAAAACACGAGAGTCCAGGGCCAGCTCAGTTTCATCTGCACCAGTCAGCATATAG
- the eloal gene encoding elongin A, like: MDALDVSKKVLQLKLQLKETTESKKVLKILKKLRELDITLDILAETGIGKAVNSLRKHGDAGEAVRLLVSHWKKLVPKETLSHTEKDDASQSKLLVTDAEFQICSKETCSKIEDQSQNASDERLKTDEDNQDGPTSRGVHLKTDEDNQDGSTSRGVHLKTDEDNQGTSEKEHLKTDKNEENLKNEDKNRGTAEISHLQEVDEDSSELKNDHFKSEKENKCTWKKDKDEWKKQKGTRECLMVTGEKSNWSRNSEDENVVFGSTASKSSHKKAKSISREESKNNSDNGGKCGIRRDSNRKTLPCPKPSSEESSKSKPDRKWTVIDQDNKKASDSLGCNGERRKRSERKQVCHEDKKTKHEGKSKTKEKMAIIEDKPNGNDVEVPSMSFESFLSYDINTPKRKKKSDSKKPPKKFKTVEKEVKVVKTPSTKSSKQLPAATADLSLPKKAMKGSVMDLLNIPLPTFLPEYDELSNFNYYDRKMEDKSKVLVSEGPVFTGQRLNRKMQVYSGVKSAFLPTMMSLYQQCIRALQNNIDLLYEIGGVPFEILEPVLERCTPDQLFRIEECNPMYVGVTDHLWEKHCQRDFRNAHLEEYESWREMHMRLSEERERKLQRLTKTIVSAHSGKPKGRQVKMAFINSVAKPPRNVRIQQEIHGTARHPRIQQENNGTTGVVLPPQPLDRPSVKAQENRARPCYVEPPRPSTTVSGTSQVQDSRKKTRVAPMMAKSLKAFKTMGRR; the protein is encoded by the exons ATGGACGCACTTGACGTGTCGAAGAAAGTGCTGCAGTTAAAACTTCAGCTCAAAGAAACGACAGAATCAAAGAAG GTCCTGAAAATCTTAAAGAAACTAAGGGAGTTGGATATAACCCTAGACATTCTTGCA GAGACCGGAATCGGCAAAGCTGTAAACTCTTTGCGCAAGCATGGGGATGCAGGAGAAGCCGTCAGGCTATTGGTCAGTCACTGGAAGAAATTGGTTCCAAAAGAAACCTTGAG CCATACAGAGAAGGATGATGCTTCGCAGAGCAAGCTTTTGGTAACTGATGCAGAGTTTCAAATCTGTTCAAAAGAGACGTGCTCAAAAATAGAGGACCAAAGTCAAAATGCTTCAGATGAGCGTTTAAAAACCGATGAGGACAACCAAGATGGGCCTACTTCAAGAGGGGTGCATTTAAAAACCGATGAGGACAACCAAGATGGGTCTACTTCAAGAGGGGTGCATTTAAAAACCGATGAGGACAACCAAGGAACTTCAGAAAAAGAGCATTTGAAAACTGACAAAAATGAAGAAAATTTGAAAAATGAAGACAAAAACCGAGGTACTGCAGAGATATCTCATTTACAGGAAGTAGATGAAGACTCAAGTGAATTGAAAAATGATCATTTTAAAAGTGAGAAGGAAAACAAGTGTACTTGGAAGAAGGACAAGGATGAGTGGAAAAAACAGAAGGGGACACGAGAGTGTTTAATGGTTACTGGGGAAAAAAGTAATTGGAGTAGAAATTCTGAAGATGAAAATGTTGTGTTTGGAAGCACAGCATCTAAGAGCAGCCACAAGAAAGCCAAGTCGATTTCCAGGGAAGAATCTAAAAACAATTCGGATAACGGAGGGAAATGTGGGATAAGAAGAGACTCCAATAGAAAAACACTGCCGTGTCCAAAACCATCCAGCGAAGAGTCTTCAAAATCTAAACCTGATAGAAAATGGACAGTTATTGACCAAGACAACAAAAAAGCAAGTGACTCCCTAGGTTGTAATGGAGAGAGGCGGAAACGAAGTGAAAGAAAGCAAGTCTGCCATGAAGACAAAAAGACTAAACATGAGGGAAAATCGAAGACCAAAGAGAAAATGGCGATTATTGAGGACAAGCCGAATGGCAATGACGTCGAGGTTCCCTCCATGTCTTTTGAGTCTTTCTTGAGCTATGACATCAACACGCCTAAGAGGAAGAAAAAATCTGACAGTAAAAAACCACCTAAGAAAtttaagactgttgaaaaagAAGTAAAGGTTGTGAAGACACCCAGCACGAAATCCAGTAAGCAGTTACCTGCGGCGACTGCAGATTTGTCACTGCCTAAAAAG GCTATGAAGGGGTCTGTGATGGACTTGCTTAATATTCCATTGCCAACATTTCTACCCGAATATGATGAGCTCTCCAACTTCAACTACTATGACAGGAAAA TGGAAGACAAATCTAAAGTCTTGGTCTCTGAGGGCCCGGTCTTCACTGGTCAAAGACTCAACCGGAAGATGCAGGTCTATTCTGGTGTAAAGTCCGCCTTTCTCCCAACTATGATGTCCTTGTACCAGCAATGTATCCGGGCACTGCAGAACAACATTGACT TGCTCTATGAGATCGGCGGCGTCCCATTTGAAATCCTTGAGCCAGTACTAGAGCGCTGTACACCTGATCAGCTGTTTCGTATTGAAGAGTGCAACCCG ATGTATGTTGGAGTGACTGATCACTTATGGGAGAAGCACTGTCAGCGGGACTTCAGGAATGCCCATCTAGAGGAGTACGAGTCCTGGAGAGAGATGCATATGAGGCTATctgaggaaagggagaggaagcTCCAAAGACTGACTAAAACCATAGTCTCTGCCCATTCAGGAAAACCTAAAG GCCGGCAGGTGAAAATGGCGTTTATTAACTCTGTTGCCAAGCCGCCTAGAAATGTGAGAATTCAGCAAGAGATCCATGGAACTGCTAGACATCCACGAATCCAGCAGGAGAACAATGGAACTACTGGTGTCGTACTGCCGCCTCAACCACTGGACAGGCCCAG TGTCAAGGCCCAGGAAAACAGAGCCAGACCATGCTATGTTGAACCTCCTAGGCCTAGCACCACTGTCTCTGGGACAAGCCAAGTACAAGACTCCCGCAAAAAAACAC GGGTGGCACCTATGATGGCAAAGTCTCTGAAGGCCTTTAAAACGATGGGGCGTAGATGA